A part of Olleya sp. Bg11-27 genomic DNA contains:
- a CDS encoding DUF1697 domain-containing protein, with translation MITYFAFLRGINVGGHNKIPMQNLRRLLEDLGFKEVQSYIQTGNVIFKSLETSLQVLTLKIEQSILEHFGFEIPVLLKTERQLKEILERCPFNNEEKQSSYFALLYSKINETQKASVLGYDFPNEKFNLTNDCVYLYSSIGYGKSKANNNFFEKKLKVVATTRNFKTLNKLLALTS, from the coding sequence ATGATAACTTATTTCGCTTTTTTGAGAGGTATTAATGTTGGTGGGCATAACAAAATACCAATGCAAAATTTACGTCGTTTATTAGAAGATTTAGGTTTTAAGGAAGTTCAGAGCTATATTCAAACAGGGAATGTCATTTTTAAAAGTTTAGAAACAAGCCTGCAGGTTCTGACCTTAAAAATTGAACAGTCAATTTTGGAACATTTTGGGTTTGAAATTCCTGTACTATTAAAAACAGAACGCCAACTAAAGGAAATATTGGAGAGGTGTCCTTTTAATAATGAGGAGAAACAGTCTAGCTATTTTGCGTTATTGTATTCTAAAATTAATGAAACACAAAAAGCATCCGTGTTAGGTTATGATTTTCCGAACGAAAAATTTAACCTAACTAACGATTGCGTGTATTTGTATTCCAGTATAGGATATGGTAAATCTAAGGCTAATAATAATTTTTTTGAGAAAAAATTAAAAGTCGTAGCAACCACCAGGAATTTTAAAACATTAAATAAGCTTTTAGCGCTTACTAGTTAG
- a CDS encoding TetR/AcrR family transcriptional regulator translates to MDKKQRIIITMLELVVKQGVHATPMSQVAREANVAVGTIYHYFENKNQIIEEIYLMIVKDYGIVLMANLPENGSFKDKHDAMWLNLFNYFVGNPLAFQFIEYVAVPPIISKEIVKKGIPYISNIRDFFLQGILEKELRNVPLRLILQMIFGDVVSAMRLKITEDLEMTKQEIDFALEMSWDSVKYKTN, encoded by the coding sequence ATGGACAAAAAACAACGTATTATTATCACTATGCTAGAGCTAGTGGTAAAACAAGGTGTACACGCTACCCCCATGTCTCAAGTTGCTAGAGAAGCAAATGTTGCTGTGGGTACGATCTATCACTATTTCGAAAACAAAAATCAGATTATTGAGGAAATTTACTTAATGATTGTAAAAGATTACGGTATTGTTTTAATGGCCAACCTCCCTGAAAACGGAAGTTTCAAAGATAAACATGACGCCATGTGGCTAAATTTATTCAACTATTTTGTTGGTAATCCATTGGCCTTTCAATTTATTGAATATGTCGCCGTCCCCCCTATTATATCCAAAGAGATTGTAAAAAAAGGAATCCCTTATATAAGTAATATCAGAGATTTCTTTTTGCAAGGTATCCTAGAAAAAGAATTAAGAAACGTACCACTTAGATTAATCTTACAGATGATTTTTGGAGATGTTGTATCTGCAATGCGCCTGAAGATTACCGAAGATTTAGAAATGACTAAACAGGAAATAGATTTTGCTTTAGAAATGTCTTGGGACTCGGTTAAATACAAAACTAACTAG
- a CDS encoding diphosphomevalonate/mevalonate 3,5-bisphosphate decarboxylase family protein: MDLSRFSVHNYQNSLVNGSVSWSSPSNIALVKYWGKKEHQIPENPSISFTLEACKTITELTFEKREQEMGVFSFDVFLEDEPKPDFHPKIETFFKRIENYLPFLKDFHFTIKTKNTFPHSSGIASSASGMSALALCLMSIEKQMDPTISDSDFIQKASFLARLGSGSACRSLEGDLVVWGKHPEIQGTNDLFGIKYPYKVHDNFKNYQDTILLVDKGEKQVSSTVGHDLMYGHPFAKQRFTQAVDHISSIKVILESGDLDAFIALIESEALTLHAMMMTSMPYFILMKPNTLEIINKIWSFRQDTGLPISFTLDAGANVHVLYPEKDADKILEFIKSQLAAYCQNGHYICDKIGFGAKQL; this comes from the coding sequence ATGGATTTATCACGTTTTTCAGTACATAATTATCAAAATTCACTTGTAAATGGGAGTGTTTCTTGGTCGTCACCTAGTAATATTGCTTTAGTTAAATATTGGGGTAAAAAGGAACATCAGATACCAGAAAACCCGTCAATAAGTTTCACTTTAGAGGCGTGCAAAACAATAACAGAGCTCACATTTGAAAAACGAGAACAGGAAATGGGTGTATTTTCATTCGACGTTTTTTTAGAGGATGAACCTAAACCAGATTTTCATCCTAAAATTGAGACGTTTTTCAAACGTATAGAAAATTATTTACCTTTCTTAAAAGACTTTCATTTTACAATAAAAACAAAAAATACGTTTCCACATAGTTCAGGAATAGCATCTTCTGCTTCAGGTATGAGTGCGTTAGCATTGTGTTTAATGAGTATAGAGAAACAAATGGATCCAACGATTTCCGATTCAGATTTTATTCAAAAAGCTTCATTTTTGGCAAGGTTAGGATCGGGAAGTGCCTGTAGAAGCCTTGAAGGTGATTTAGTAGTTTGGGGAAAGCATCCAGAAATACAAGGAACTAATGATTTATTTGGAATAAAATACCCATATAAAGTACACGATAATTTTAAAAATTATCAAGACACTATTTTATTAGTTGATAAAGGAGAGAAGCAGGTTAGTAGTACGGTTGGACATGATTTAATGTATGGGCATCCATTTGCTAAACAACGGTTTACTCAGGCAGTAGATCATATTTCTAGTATCAAGGTCATTTTAGAGTCGGGAGATTTAGATGCTTTTATTGCTTTAATAGAAAGTGAAGCACTCACATTGCATGCTATGATGATGACTAGCATGCCTTATTTTATTTTAATGAAACCCAATACATTGGAAATTATAAATAAGATTTGGAGTTTTAGACAAGATACGGGGTTACCTATAAGTTTTACTTTAGATGCTGGGGCGAATGTACATGTGCTATATCCTGAAAAAGATGCAGATAAAATTTTAGAATTCATTAAATCACAGTTGGCTGCATATTGTCAAAACGGTCACTATATTTGTGATAAAATTGGTTTTGGCGCAAAACAGTTGTAA